The following proteins come from a genomic window of Vallitaleaceae bacterium 9-2:
- a CDS encoding diguanylate cyclase encodes MKSINKRINIMTLVIFICIIVFVYMSLLSPIKKRQEEITVQNFELNVTNQHQVIDEFIAKMIGETKSLSSRSTIREALLQYKNQKINWNELYQVTYPRYQDGIHVLDHYTYVARWVDDQILVSFGDIHEIQTTEIAYSEALTVHYDHDRQNLIIQNPITEEDHVLGYDILCVSMIPILEKIDARDYDVWIQPNKDENTLIHDHDVVTVVKAFDNFEGTFYAQIEEDALFGDARDVQYRIFAYSILALVIMFIFIDIIVVKYAKSIVRQIDESRNNVLLREQENRKLINEMNKGFVVFNIERLTEEGKIAYYFQNVNRTFEEITGMKKDAILGKALDQVMIGKEQSWVVSLDHVVNEKTTLAFQVYMDFNQKWYRISAYMPNYHQLALMMDDITESIIVQSRLAHSEQQMRLTLDVIGEGIWDWNMADGKVYHNRKWCEIVGVDTMLDHHTKEAFVDYVHPEDRERVREKLNKAVENDEPYYSEHRLVRTDGTIIWVLDRGALVYDDSSDGPVRMLGSILNVTKRKQVEQALSQEKEVFKTTLLSVGDGVIATDVYGQISFMNLAAEGMTKWDDEEVQGKPLESVYKLIDEERNLVIENIIEDYMNRDEKGGSYKLILESKQGDRIPIQETIAPILEENEGATKGFVIAFRDVTEQKERQRQIEELSFHDYLTGLYNRRYMEDSIRRLNTNRNIPLTIMALDINGLKIANDAFGHEVGDQLIKAAAKVIKSACREEDIVARTGGDEFMVLLPNTTAKNAETIKQRILTLAKQEQVKSISVSIAIGYCVKVESSEDINEIQKRADKHMYKHKMKSSKKMKLSMISMAMENIQKNYEAEEVHTERVAEFSSKILDAMNYPIEDIEEIYMAGTLHDIGKIILSPELLNKKEALTKDEIEQVHRYPEAGYQILKNTDEYASIAEIVLYHHERYDGKGYPSGLIGHQIPLESRIISVADAYESMTGKRPYKRKMTKEEAIDELKRCAGTQFDPEIVDVFVNKVLRREE; translated from the coding sequence ATGAAGTCTATCAATAAACGTATAAATATTATGACGCTCGTTATTTTTATTTGCATCATTGTTTTCGTTTATATGAGCTTGCTATCTCCGATAAAAAAACGACAAGAAGAGATAACCGTCCAAAACTTTGAATTAAATGTTACCAATCAACATCAAGTCATTGATGAGTTTATCGCAAAAATGATTGGTGAAACCAAAAGCTTGTCAAGCCGCTCAACGATTCGTGAAGCGCTTTTACAATATAAAAATCAAAAAATAAATTGGAATGAACTCTATCAGGTAACCTATCCCAGATATCAAGATGGGATTCATGTGCTTGACCATTATACGTATGTTGCACGATGGGTCGATGATCAGATTTTGGTGAGTTTTGGAGATATACATGAGATTCAAACAACAGAGATTGCTTATTCAGAAGCGTTAACTGTCCATTATGATCATGATCGACAAAACCTTATCATACAAAATCCGATTACAGAAGAAGACCATGTGCTAGGCTATGATATTTTATGTGTAAGCATGATACCAATTCTAGAAAAAATAGATGCCAGAGATTATGATGTGTGGATTCAGCCCAACAAGGATGAAAACACATTAATTCATGACCACGATGTTGTTACTGTAGTAAAAGCCTTTGATAATTTTGAGGGCACTTTTTATGCTCAAATTGAAGAAGACGCGCTATTTGGAGATGCAAGAGATGTTCAATACAGAATTTTTGCATATTCCATTCTAGCGCTAGTTATTATGTTTATTTTTATTGATATCATCGTAGTAAAATATGCAAAATCTATTGTTCGCCAAATTGATGAGTCCCGCAACAATGTTCTTTTGCGAGAGCAAGAAAACCGTAAGTTGATAAATGAAATGAACAAAGGATTTGTTGTTTTTAATATTGAACGCTTAACAGAAGAAGGCAAGATTGCTTATTATTTTCAGAATGTCAATCGAACATTTGAAGAAATAACAGGGATGAAAAAAGATGCGATTCTTGGCAAAGCCTTAGATCAAGTAATGATTGGAAAAGAACAAAGCTGGGTTGTTAGTCTGGACCATGTTGTTAACGAAAAGACGACACTTGCCTTTCAGGTATATATGGATTTTAATCAAAAATGGTATCGTATCTCTGCATACATGCCAAATTATCATCAACTTGCACTCATGATGGATGATATTACAGAAAGCATTATAGTTCAAAGTCGATTAGCCCATAGTGAACAGCAGATGCGCTTGACGCTTGACGTTATCGGCGAAGGTATATGGGATTGGAATATGGCTGACGGGAAGGTCTATCATAACCGAAAATGGTGTGAGATTGTAGGTGTTGATACGATGTTAGATCATCACACCAAAGAAGCTTTTGTGGACTATGTCCACCCGGAAGACCGAGAGAGAGTCAGAGAAAAACTTAATAAGGCTGTTGAAAATGATGAGCCTTATTATAGTGAGCATCGATTGGTTCGAACAGATGGAACGATTATTTGGGTGCTGGATCGAGGCGCATTAGTTTATGATGATTCCTCAGATGGACCCGTTCGAATGCTTGGAAGTATCTTAAATGTAACAAAAAGAAAACAAGTCGAACAAGCTTTATCTCAGGAAAAAGAAGTCTTTAAGACGACGTTGCTTTCTGTTGGCGATGGCGTTATTGCAACGGATGTCTATGGACAAATCAGCTTTATGAATTTAGCGGCCGAAGGCATGACAAAATGGGATGATGAAGAGGTCCAAGGAAAGCCCCTAGAAAGTGTATATAAGCTTATTGATGAAGAGCGAAACCTTGTTATCGAAAATATTATTGAAGATTATATGAATAGGGATGAAAAGGGTGGAAGTTATAAGCTTATACTTGAATCCAAGCAAGGCGATCGGATTCCGATACAAGAGACGATTGCGCCTATTTTAGAAGAAAATGAAGGGGCGACAAAAGGTTTTGTCATAGCATTTAGAGACGTCACAGAGCAAAAAGAACGTCAGCGACAAATTGAAGAGCTAAGCTTTCATGATTACCTGACAGGCTTATACAATCGTAGGTATATGGAGGATTCTATTCGGCGCTTAAATACAAACCGCAATATACCATTGACGATTATGGCTCTAGACATTAATGGATTAAAAATTGCAAACGATGCATTTGGTCATGAAGTTGGAGACCAATTGATTAAAGCAGCAGCCAAAGTAATAAAATCGGCTTGCCGAGAAGAAGATATTGTTGCAAGAACCGGCGGAGATGAATTTATGGTGCTTTTGCCAAATACAACCGCAAAAAATGCAGAAACCATTAAGCAACGTATTTTAACGTTAGCAAAGCAAGAACAGGTAAAATCCATTAGTGTATCGATTGCTATTGGATATTGTGTCAAAGTGGAAAGCTCAGAAGATATCAATGAAATTCAAAAACGTGCAGATAAGCATATGTACAAACATAAAATGAAATCCAGCAAAAAAATGAAGCTTTCGATGATTAGTATGGCTATGGAAAATATTCAAAAAAACTATGAAGCAGAAGAAGTCCATACAGAGCGGGTAGCAGAATTTAGCAGCAAAATACTAGATGCCATGAACTACCCGATTGAAGATATTGAAGAAATATATATGGCTGGAACATTGCATGATATCGGAAAAATTATTTTGTCACCGGAACTTCTTAACAAAAAAGAAGCGTTAACAAAAGATGAAATAGAGCAAGTGCATCGTTATCCGGAAGCGGGCTATCAGATTTTAAAAAATACGGATGAATACGCCAGTATTGCAGAAATTGTGCTATACCATCATGAACGCTATGATGGTAAAGGCTATCCAAGTGGTTTAATAGGGCATCAAATTCCTTTGGAGTCACGTATTATTAGTGTTGCTGATGCCTATGAATCCATGACAGGCAAACGTCCATACAAACGCAAGATGACCAAAGAAGAGGCAATTGATGAATTGAAGCGATGTGCAGGAACCCAATTTGACCCAGAAATTGTCGATGTATTTGTCAATAAAGTGCTTCGAAGAGAAGAATAA
- a CDS encoding sulfatase-like hydrolase/transferase → MGEARHKNVLLILVDQWRGDCLSSLGHPVVKTPFLDDLAKDGVMFGACYAQAPSCIPARACLATGKSPYGCGRIGYSDKIPWTYDKTLMHGFRDAGYQTINVGKTHFYPQRNHLGFEINELYDPQRLDAGFISDYHAWLEKETRGSVKDPAMEWSNNSWVALPWQGDDEYHPSQWTVSKAQELLNKRDTTRPFFMQLSFHRPHPPYDAPEFYTKYYEDEVLPEPPVGSWAKGLDKKTVMIDATSGRISDKQSIRMRKAYYASITHVDHMIGRMLHWLKEHDLYSSTTIVFVSDHGELLGDHYMYRKVTPFEGSARIPLIIKPGSGLEPKIVQPNEVVASHFDILPTLYNLMDIELPGGVEGMDLFHPIEREFIHGEHTGYGQEGWHFLTNGKWKYIYETYSAREWYFDLSADPKELNNQIQCESSTKQKRIDACRRALIERIEKRPEYGFVHNHQLTTCPRMPDYLAKKS, encoded by the coding sequence ATGGGAGAAGCAAGGCATAAGAATGTGCTACTTATACTTGTAGACCAGTGGCGAGGAGACTGTCTATCTTCATTAGGGCATCCAGTGGTAAAAACACCTTTTCTTGATGATTTGGCAAAAGATGGAGTTATGTTTGGTGCGTGCTATGCACAGGCACCAAGCTGTATTCCTGCTAGAGCCTGTCTGGCAACAGGCAAGAGCCCATATGGATGTGGGCGGATTGGATATAGTGATAAAATTCCATGGACATATGATAAGACCCTAATGCATGGGTTTAGAGATGCAGGATATCAAACCATTAATGTTGGAAAGACGCACTTTTATCCCCAAAGGAACCACTTAGGATTTGAAATCAACGAATTGTACGATCCACAACGTTTAGATGCTGGGTTTATAAGTGATTATCATGCTTGGCTTGAAAAGGAGACCAGGGGAAGCGTCAAAGATCCGGCGATGGAGTGGAGTAATAATAGCTGGGTCGCCCTGCCGTGGCAAGGAGATGATGAATATCATCCAAGTCAGTGGACGGTATCTAAAGCTCAAGAACTCTTGAATAAGCGAGATACGACGCGCCCGTTTTTTATGCAGTTAAGCTTCCACCGACCACATCCGCCCTATGATGCACCCGAGTTTTATACCAAGTATTATGAAGATGAAGTGCTTCCAGAACCTCCAGTAGGTTCGTGGGCCAAAGGCTTAGATAAAAAAACGGTTATGATTGATGCGACATCCGGAAGAATTAGTGATAAACAGTCGATTCGAATGCGCAAAGCATATTATGCATCCATTACCCATGTCGACCATATGATTGGAAGAATGTTGCATTGGCTAAAAGAACATGACTTGTATTCCTCGACAACGATTGTGTTTGTATCAGACCATGGGGAATTATTAGGAGATCATTATATGTATAGAAAGGTCACGCCGTTTGAAGGTTCGGCACGAATCCCTTTGATTATTAAGCCGGGGTCTGGTCTAGAACCAAAAATAGTTCAACCCAACGAAGTGGTCGCTAGCCACTTTGATATACTGCCGACATTATATAATTTAATGGATATAGAATTACCTGGTGGTGTTGAAGGGATGGACTTATTTCACCCAATTGAGCGGGAATTTATTCATGGAGAGCACACCGGATATGGACAAGAAGGGTGGCATTTTTTGACCAATGGAAAATGGAAGTACATTTATGAAACCTATAGCGCTAGAGAGTGGTATTTTGATTTGTCTGCGGATCCAAAAGAATTAAACAATCAGATTCAGTGTGAGTCATCCACGAAGCAAAAGCGTATTGATGCTTGTAGAAGGGCATTAATAGAACGGATTGAAAAAAGACCGGAATATGGTTTTGTTCATAACCATCAATTAACAACATGTCCGAGGATGCCTGATTACTTGGCAAAGAAATCTTAA